From Glycine soja cultivar W05 chromosome 4, ASM419377v2, whole genome shotgun sequence, the proteins below share one genomic window:
- the LOC114410033 gene encoding phosphatidylinositol 4-phosphate 5-kinase 1-like, producing MQETLLTLSEHQQDDNNKDIELLVVPPPPCRRPPRMARRVSPGAVEKALPNGDIYSGSLSGNVPHGTGKYLWSDGCMYEGDWKKGKACGKGRFSWPSGATYEGEFAAGRMHGRGTFVGVDGDTYRGAWLSDRKHGFGEKRYANGDVYEGFWRCNLQEGEGRYTWRNGNNYVGEWKGGAISGKGVLVWKNGNRYEGCWENGVPKGRGVFTWRDGSTSSGNWGKEFVNEKRVSVDVCSNHNNNKSVSFPRICIWELDGEAGDITCDIVEASMIYGGGGGVCESDVQLQKSPCGSVDGDVKKPGHTVSKGHKNYDLMLNLQLGIRYSVGKHASVLRDLRPGDFDPKEKFWTRFPPEGSKFTPPHQSVDFRWKDYCPVVFRHLRELFGIDPADYMLAICGNDTLREMSSPGKSGSFFYLTQDDWFIIKTLKKSEVKVLIRMLPSYYQHVSQYKNSLVTKFLGVHCVKPIGGQKTRFIVMGNVFCSEYRIHKRFDLKGSSHGRTTDKPREEIDETTTLKDLDLCFVFRLEHSWFQELKWQLDRDCEFLEAEGIMDYSFLIGLHFRDDSSVDEVKSLPDELCSGKRDMQNDDIQDMKWIPIDRGPLIRLGTNMPARAERVCKAGLDPHTGTGSSNSTPSESGGEVSDVILYFGIIDILQDYDISKKLEHAYKSLQVDPSSISAVDPKLYSKRFRDFIHRIFVEDK from the exons ATGCAAGAGACGCTCCTCACTCTCTCCGAACACCAACAAGACGACAACAACAAAGACATCGAGCTGCTCGTGGTTCCTCCGCCGCCGTGCCGCCGCCCTCCGCGGATGGCGCGGCGCGTGTCCCCCGGCGCGGTGGAAAAAGCCCTCCCCAACGGCGACATCTACAGCGGAAGCCTCTCCGGCAACGTCCCGCACGGCACCGGAAAATACCTCTGGTCGGATGGGTGCATGTACGAGGGCGACTGGAAGAAAGGCAAAGCGTGCGGCAAGGGCCGCTTCTCGTGGCCCTCCGGCGCGACCTACGAGGGCGAGTTCGCCGCCGGGAGAATGCACGGCCGCGGCACCTTCGTCGGCGTCGACGGCGACACCTACCGCGGCGCGTGGCTCTCCGACCGCAAGCACGGCTTCGGCGAGAAACGCTACGCCAACGGCGACGTCTACGAAGGGTTCTGGAGGTGCAACCTGCAGGAGGGGGAAGGGAGGTACACGTGGCGCAACGGAAACAACTACGTCGGAGAGTGGAAGGGTGGCGCCATCTCCGGCAAAGGCGTGTTGGTGTGGAAGAACGGGAACCGTTACGAAGGGTGCTGGGAGAACGGGGTTCCGAAGGGGAGAGGGGTGTTTACGTGGCGCGATGGAAGCACTTCCTCTGGGAATTGGGGGAAGGAGTTCGTGAATGAGAAACGCGTGTCGGTGGATGTCTGTAGTAATCACAACAATAATAAGAGTGTGAGTTTTCCCAGGATTTGTATTTGGGAGCTTGATGGTGAAGCTGGGGATATTACTTGTGATATTGTGGAGGCTTCTATGATttatggtggtggtggaggagtgTGTGAGAGTGATGTACAGTTGCAGAAGAGTCCTTGTGGTTCTGTTGATGGGGATGTTAAGAAACCGGGTCATACTGTTTCTAAAGGCCATAAGAATTATGATTTGATGCTTAATCTTCAACTGGGTATTAG atACTCTGTTGGGAAGCACGCTTCGGTTTTGCGAGATCTTAGGCCGGGGGATTTTGATCCCAAGGAGAAGTTCTGGACTAGGTTTCCTCCAGAAGGGTCTAAGTTTACACCTCCACATCAATCTGTGGATTTCAGGTGGAAAGATTACTGCCCTGTGGTGTTCAG ACATCTAAGGGAATTGTTTGGGATAGATCCTGCGGATTACATGCTTGCTATTTGCGGCAATGACACACTTAGGGAGATGTCTTCTCCTGGCAAAAGTGGAAGCTTCTTTTACCTCACTCAAGACGACTGGTTCATTATCAAAACCTTGAAGAAGTCGGAAGTCAAG GTGCTCATCAGGATGCTTCCAAGTTACTATCAACATGTGAGTCAGTACAAGAATTCGCTGGTGACAAAATTCCTGGGGGTTCATTGTGTCAAACCTATTGGAGGTCAGAag ACTCGGTTTATTGTGATGGGCAATGTATTTTGTTCGGAGTATCGGATCCATAAGCGGTTTGACCTCAAAGGTTCTTCTCATGGTCGTACAACTGATAAACCCCGGGAGGAAATTGACGAGACTACCACTCTTAAAGACCTTGATCTTTGTTTTGTCTTCCGCCTGGAACATTCTTGGTTTCAAGAGCTTAAATG GCAACTTGATAGAGACTGTGAATTCCTGGAAGCAGAGGGAATAATGGATTACAGTTTTTTGATTGGCCTTCATTTTCGTGATGATAGCTCAGTTGATGAAGTAAAGAGTTTACCAGACGAGTTGTGTTCAG GCAAGAGAGACATGCAAAATGATGACATACAGGATATGAAGTGGATACCCATAGACCG GGGACCTCTAATTCGTCTGGGAACAAACATGCCTGCCAGAGCAGAGAGAGTGTGTAAAGCTGGATTGGATCCGCACACTGGTACTGGAAGTAGCAATTCTACCCCTTCAGAGAGTGGTGGTGAGGTCTCTGATGTAATCCTTTACTTTGGTATAATTGACATTCTCCAAGATTATGATATAAGCAAAAAGCTAGAGCATGCATACAAGTCACTGCAAGTGGATCCCTCCTCCATCTCAGCCGTTGATCCCAAGCTATACTCCAAAAGGTTTAGGGATTTCATACACAGAATCTTTGTGGAGGACAAATGA
- the LOC114410032 gene encoding oxysterol-binding protein-related protein 1B-like has product MNSFCGSQHRTKPVPARISDQPTSTSSSSDHHHPMAPPATSPVFRFRSLSSCAHNRPSPLSSSFTATTVKRSTSVRFTRQHTATRNEVMLKDIVGSGISGILYKWVNYGRGWRPRWFVLHDGVLSYYNIHGPDKLVLNHEVEAEAMVIGEESLRRINSHRHCPSRNHKPVSEIHLMVCSVRENRSDERRFSVCTGTKKRLHLRAESKEDRATWVEAMMAVKDLFPRLSNAEAMSPVASVLVSTERLRDRLLMEGVSETAIRESEEIMKSEFSQLQKHIVALKQQQSLLMDTLRHLEAEKVDLENTLIEDRRQSKDETDPYLSTQKKYSEGSGDDSSEEHYRNNHSEDEDDAFYDTCDDILSTGSDHPRSCHDSECEEIIPNGDEKSPTGSVGFNHPHIKRRKNLPDPVEKESSVSLWSIIKDNIGKDLTKVCLPVYFNEPLSSLQKCFEDLEYSYLLDQAYEWGKMGDNLKRVLHVAAFAVSGYASTNGRSCKPFNPLLGETYEAEYQDKGIRFISEKVSHHPMIVACHCEGKGWKFWGDSNLKSKFWGRSIQLDPVGLLTVEFDDGEVFHWSKVTTSIYNLILGKVYCVHYGTMRVEGNRDYLCKIKFKEQSIIDRNPHQIHGVVEDKKGRTVATLFGTWDESLHYVIGGNSGKGKGSSYVSSKPHVLWKRSPTPEYQTRYNLTEFAITLNEITPGLKEKLPPTDSRLRPDQRCLENGQHEMANSEKLRLEQSQRQARKVQEKGWKPRWFAKEKGSNSYRYVGGYWEAREKGNWESCPDIFGQVSTDTDFNPTS; this is encoded by the exons ATGAATTCCTTTTGTGGCTCCCAACACCGCACAAAACCCGTTCCAGCTCGAATCTCCGACCAACCCACTTcaacctcctcctcctccgACCACCACCACCCCATGGCACCGCCCGCCACGTCACCAGTGTTTCGCTTTCGCTCGCTCTCCAGCTGCGCGCACAACCGCCCCTCCCCCTTGTCCTCCTCCTTCACCGCCACAACCGTGAAGCGATCCACCTCCGTGAGGTTCACGCGACAGCACACCGCCACGCGCAACGAGGTCATGCTGAAGGACATCGTCGGGAGCGGCATCTCCGGAATATTATACAAGTGGGTGAACTACGGGCGCGGGTGGCGCCCCCGCTGGTTCGTCCTCCACGACGGTGTTTTGTCCTACTACAATATCCACGGCCCTGATAAGCTAGTCCTCAACCACGAGGTCGAGGCCGAGGCCATGGTCATTGGCGAAGAGTCCCTCCGCCGCATCAACAGCCACCGCCATTGCCCCTCTCGCAACCACAAACCCGTCAGCGAAATTCACCTCATG GTGTGTTCGGTGAGGGAGAACAGGTCAGATGAGAGGAGGTTTTCTGTGTGTACGGGGACAAAGAAGAGGCTGCATTTGAGGGCGGAGAGCAAGGAAGACAGAGCCACCTGGGTGGAGGCAATGATGGCCGTCAAGGACTTGTTTCCTCGCTTGTCCAATGCAGAGGCTATGTCACCCGTGGCCTCGGTGCTAGTTTCCACAGAGAGGTTGAGAGATCGGCTTTTAATGGAGGGTGTGAGTGAAACTGCTATCAGGGAAAGTGAGGAAATCATGAAGTCTGAGTTCTCACAGTTGCAGAAGCATATTGTGGCCCTCAAGCAGCAGCAGTCTCTACTTATGGACACGCTGCGCCATTTAGAG GCAGAGAAGGTTGACTTGGAGAACACACTTATTGAGGACCGAAGGCAATCCAAGGATGAAACAGATCCCTATCTATCAACGCAAAAAAAGTATAGTG AGGGAAGTGGTGATGATTCTTCTGAAGAGCACTATAGGAACAATCACTCAGAAGATGAGGACGATGCATTCTACGATACATGTGATGATATTCTATCAACAGGCTCTGACCACCCGAGATCCTGCCATGATTCTGAATGTGAGGAGATTATTCCAAATGGTGATGAAAAATCCCCCACCGGATCTGTTGGATTTAATCATCCCCACATCAAGCGACGAAAGAACTTGCCTGATCCTGTTGAGAAAGAGAGCAGCGTCAGTCTTTGGTCAATCATAAAAGATAACATTGGGAAGGATCTTACAAAAGTTTGTCTTCCAGTTTACTTCAACGAGCCTCTCTCCTCACTGCAGAAATGTTTTGAAGATCTTGAGTACTCTTATCTTCTAGACCAAGCATATGAATGGGGTAAAATG GGTGACAATCTAAAGAGGGTGCTGCATGTGGCTGCATTTGCAGTTTCAGGGTATGCTAGCACCAATGGTAGGAGTTGCAAACCGTTTAATCCACTGTTGGGTGAGACATATGAAGCAGAGTATCAAGACAAAGGCATTCGTTTTATCTCTGAGAAG GTCAGTCATCACCCAATGATTGTTGCATGCCATTGTGAGGGAAAAGGCTGGAAATTTTGGGGTGACAgcaatttaaaaagtaaattttggGGTCGTTCAATTCAACTTGATCCCGTTGGATTATTGACGGTAGAATTTGATGACGGAGAAGTCTTCCATTGGAGCAAG GTAACAACATCCATTTACAACCTCATTTTAGGAAAAGTCTACTGTGTCCATTATGGTACAATGCGTGTAGAGGGGAACCGTGATTATTTATGTAAGATAAAATTCAAGGAGCAGTCAATCATTGATAGAAACCCTCACCAG ATTCATGGCGTAGTGGAAGATAAGAAAGGTAGAACAGTGGCAACTCTGTTTGGGACGTGGGATGAGAGCTTGCATTACGTAATTGGAGGGAATTCTGGGAAAGGAAAAGGGTCCTCCTATGTGTCATCAAAACCACATGTTTTGTGGAAGCGAAGCCCAACACCAGAGTACCAGACAAGATATAACCTCACAGAATTTGCTATTACACTAAATGAAATCACACCTGGATTAAAG GAGAAGTTGCCACCGACAGATTCAAGACTAAGACCTGATCAAAGGTGTTTGGAGAATGGACAGCATGAAATGGCCAATTCTGAAAAGTTGCGGCTGGAACAAAGTCAACGGCAG GCACGAAAGGTGCAAGAGAAGGGTTGGAAACCAAGGTGGTTTGCCAAGGAAAAAGGCAGCAACTCTTACCGTTATGTTGGAGGGTACTGGGAGGCCAGGGAAAAGGGGAACTGGGAATCTTGTCCTGACATTTTTGGCCAAGTCTCAACCGATACTGATTTTAACCCAACTTCATAA